A genomic segment from Nocardiopsis sp. Huas11 encodes:
- a CDS encoding class I SAM-dependent methyltransferase codes for MPNFADFDTRHYRTVDVATGYDGWSSTYEDSVLDAMDLALLEGLAHPDWAAVRRAADLGCGTGRTGAWLRGRGVTRVDGVDLSAGMLDLARARGAHDSLAQADVRASGLAAGAYDLVIASLIDEHLSDLAPLYAEARRIAAPGATFALVAYHPQFMMVSGMPTHFTDDAGEDVAITTHVHLLSDHVRAAMAAGWRLAELSEATVDDAWIAAKPKWKRFRGHPISAALVWELPA; via the coding sequence ATGCCGAACTTCGCGGACTTCGACACCCGCCACTACCGCACCGTCGACGTGGCCACCGGCTACGACGGCTGGTCGAGCACCTACGAGGACTCCGTCCTGGACGCCATGGACCTGGCCCTGCTGGAGGGCCTCGCCCACCCCGACTGGGCCGCCGTCCGGCGCGCCGCCGACCTGGGCTGCGGCACCGGCCGCACGGGCGCCTGGCTGCGCGGGCGGGGCGTGACGCGCGTGGACGGCGTCGACCTCAGCGCCGGCATGCTGGACCTGGCCCGCGCACGCGGCGCCCACGACAGCCTCGCCCAGGCCGACGTGCGCGCCAGCGGTCTGGCCGCGGGCGCCTACGACCTGGTGATCGCCTCGCTGATCGACGAGCACCTGTCCGATCTGGCCCCGCTCTACGCCGAGGCCCGGCGGATCGCCGCCCCTGGCGCCACCTTCGCCCTGGTCGCCTACCACCCGCAGTTCATGATGGTCTCCGGGATGCCCACGCACTTCACCGACGACGCGGGGGAGGACGTGGCCATCACCACCCACGTGCACCTGCTCAGCGACCACGTGCGCGCCGCGATGGCCGCCGGGTGGCGGCTGGCCGAGCTGTCGGAGGCCACCGTGGACGACGCCTGGATCGCCGCCAAGCCCAAGTGGAAACGGTTCCGCGGCCACCCCATCTCCGCCGCCCTGGTCTGGGAGCTTCCGGCCTGA